From Streptomyces sp. NBC_00775, one genomic window encodes:
- the ku gene encoding non-homologous end joining protein Ku: protein MPRTIWSGAISFGLVTVPIHVVSATDDHSVHFHQYHLEDMGRVRVRKYCELEDREVTQGEIGKGYEYGKDTIIAIADEELRELPLPTAKAIEIEAFVLADSIDPIRIGEGYYLQPDGQVAAKPYTLLRQALERSSKVAVAKFAWSGRERLGLLRVRDNVIVLHAMRWDDEIRDPAELAPDHVELTAEEIAEAEHLIDRLARDDLEGEEFTDRYTEALEQVIEAKREGHAPPEMPEQEAPTGKVMDLMATLEASVRKAQETRGEDATVHDLPKKKTAAKKTAKKQPAKKTAAKKQAKKTAGRKPRSA from the coding sequence ATGCCCCGAACCATCTGGTCAGGCGCGATCAGCTTCGGCCTGGTCACGGTGCCAATCCACGTAGTCAGCGCCACCGACGATCACAGCGTCCACTTCCACCAGTACCACCTGGAGGACATGGGACGGGTGCGGGTACGCAAGTACTGCGAACTCGAGGACCGCGAGGTGACCCAGGGAGAGATCGGGAAGGGCTACGAGTACGGCAAGGACACGATCATCGCCATCGCCGATGAGGAGCTGCGGGAGTTGCCGCTGCCGACCGCGAAGGCGATCGAAATCGAAGCGTTCGTGCTGGCCGACAGCATCGACCCCATCCGGATCGGCGAGGGCTACTACCTGCAGCCGGACGGACAGGTGGCGGCAAAGCCGTACACCCTGCTCCGCCAGGCCCTCGAACGGAGCAGCAAGGTGGCCGTGGCGAAGTTCGCCTGGTCCGGCCGCGAGCGCCTGGGCCTGCTGCGGGTGCGTGACAACGTCATCGTCCTGCACGCAATGCGGTGGGACGACGAGATCCGCGACCCCGCCGAGTTGGCGCCCGACCATGTGGAGCTCACCGCTGAGGAGATCGCAGAGGCGGAACATCTGATCGACCGGCTGGCCCGTGACGACCTGGAGGGCGAGGAGTTCACTGACCGGTACACGGAGGCCTTGGAGCAGGTCATCGAGGCGAAGCGGGAAGGTCACGCCCCACCAGAAATGCCCGAGCAGGAGGCCCCGACGGGCAAGGTCATGGACCTGATGGCCACCTTGGAGGCGTCCGTGCGCAAGGCTCAGGAGACGCGCGGCGAGGATGCCACCGTCCACGACCTGCCGAAGAAGAAGACTGCGGCCAAGAAGACGGCGAAGAAGCAGCCTGCCAAGAAGACAGCCGCGAAGAAGCAGGCCAAGAAGACGGCCGGCCGGAAGCCCCGCAGCGCCTAG
- a CDS encoding DUF6233 domain-containing protein has product MNDPLPLTRLDLLRFLERVQERDLARTRKWIADEERREIERRRGEQRRPPIPDWVIELGIGSGGPPVSVHAGWCRMGKRKKPVSREDAIRFIVDGVQPCGMCHPHTELGLSEY; this is encoded by the coding sequence GTGAACGATCCGCTTCCGCTTACCCGCCTCGACCTGCTGCGCTTCCTCGAGCGCGTGCAGGAGCGCGACCTCGCCCGTACTCGGAAGTGGATCGCGGACGAGGAGCGGCGCGAGATCGAACGGCGCCGAGGCGAGCAGCGGCGCCCGCCCATTCCCGACTGGGTGATCGAGCTGGGGATCGGCTCTGGCGGGCCACCGGTGTCCGTGCACGCGGGATGGTGTCGCATGGGCAAGCGGAAGAAACCCGTCTCTCGTGAGGACGCCATCCGCTTCATCGTCGACGGCGTGCAGCCGTGCGGTATGTGCCACCCGCACACGGAGCTGGGACTGAGCGAGTACTAG
- a CDS encoding terminase large subunit domain-containing protein has translation MAPTSSSEREAQVLAAYRTKPPAQRRAMAAKASPELRVQLARIERHIAMDASPGAMAAVLTERREMQARHLHLIDQAWIDMAEGRADRVMITMPPRHGKSRRASRWAPLWYLRQHPDRRIMIASYSGDLAEEHSRWIRDAIETWGDDLGIHLNPSSRAAMRFDIAGHQGGLVAAGIGGSLTGKGATIALVDDPVQDMASADSPSMRRKTWEWWQSVLQTRLEPDGAICVIQTRWNEDDLAGRILADAQANEWKIIDLPALADSDDDPLGRKPGEPLWPQRFDAEHHATTRRRVGERVWAALYQQKPRPPEGGVWQRAWITNHRLTTVEFGGLDMARVIVAVDPAGGESAIGDETGIIGAARGYDGHLYVLEDHSGSMGANDWGRAACHLALALKADAIVVESNYGGDMARQVLSQAWEQLRREGTTNGQLMPRVLEVTAKVGKRLRAEPIAQLYEQGLVHHVGAQVALEDQMVTWVVGMDSPDRMDAAVHGLTELADPDQLAAVAGHIHDDRLGGRR, from the coding sequence ATGGCTCCGACGAGTAGCAGCGAACGCGAAGCCCAGGTGCTGGCGGCCTATCGCACCAAGCCGCCCGCGCAGCGCCGCGCCATGGCCGCGAAAGCCTCACCCGAGCTGCGGGTCCAACTCGCCCGCATCGAACGCCACATAGCCATGGACGCCTCGCCGGGCGCGATGGCCGCCGTCCTCACCGAACGCCGCGAGATGCAGGCCCGCCACCTCCACCTCATCGACCAGGCGTGGATCGACATGGCCGAGGGCCGCGCCGACCGCGTGATGATCACGATGCCGCCCCGTCACGGCAAGTCCCGCCGGGCCTCCCGCTGGGCACCCCTGTGGTACCTGCGCCAGCACCCCGACCGCCGCATCATGATCGCCTCTTACTCCGGGGACCTCGCCGAGGAGCACTCCCGCTGGATCCGCGACGCCATCGAAACCTGGGGCGACGACCTCGGCATCCACCTCAACCCCTCCAGCCGGGCCGCGATGCGCTTCGACATCGCCGGCCACCAGGGCGGCCTCGTCGCAGCAGGAATCGGCGGCAGCCTCACCGGCAAGGGCGCCACCATCGCCCTCGTCGACGACCCCGTACAGGACATGGCCTCCGCCGACTCACCCAGCATGCGCCGCAAGACATGGGAGTGGTGGCAATCCGTCCTGCAGACCCGCCTCGAACCCGACGGGGCGATCTGCGTCATCCAGACCCGCTGGAACGAAGACGACCTCGCCGGCCGCATCCTCGCCGACGCGCAGGCCAACGAGTGGAAGATCATCGACCTGCCCGCCCTCGCCGACAGCGACGACGACCCCCTCGGCCGCAAGCCCGGCGAGCCCCTGTGGCCCCAACGCTTCGACGCCGAACACCATGCCACCACCCGCCGCCGCGTCGGCGAACGCGTCTGGGCCGCCCTCTACCAGCAAAAGCCCCGCCCCCCGGAGGGCGGCGTGTGGCAGCGGGCCTGGATCACCAACCACCGCCTCACCACCGTCGAGTTCGGCGGCCTCGACATGGCCCGCGTCATCGTCGCCGTCGACCCCGCCGGCGGAGAGTCCGCCATCGGCGACGAGACCGGCATCATCGGCGCCGCCCGCGGCTACGACGGCCACCTGTACGTCCTCGAAGACCACTCCGGAAGCATGGGCGCCAACGACTGGGGCCGCGCCGCCTGCCACCTCGCTCTCGCCCTCAAAGCCGACGCGATCGTCGTCGAGTCCAACTACGGCGGCGACATGGCACGCCAGGTCCTCTCCCAGGCGTGGGAGCAGCTGCGCCGCGAAGGCACCACCAACGGCCAACTCATGCCCCGCGTCCTCGAAGTCACCGCCAAGGTCGGCAAACGCCTGCGCGCCGAACCCATCGCTCAGCTGTACGAACAGGGCCTCGTCCACCACGTCGGCGCCCAAGTCGCCCTGGAAGACCAGATGGTCACCTGGGTCGTCGGCATGGACTCCCCCGACCGCATGGACGCCGCCGTCCACGGACTGACCGAACTCGCCGACCCCGACCAGCTCGCCGCCGTCGCCGGGCACATCCACGACGACCGCCTCGGCGGACGCCGATAA
- a CDS encoding pentapeptide repeat-containing protein, producing MSTPPPPVPPWPYCAHGADPATDPVGCRGIHVPGHNVCLAHLTDPERAAYLAGLTPGAGIDHSGTPFTQNLLAQLLGALLDPVTGECHLGPTSFSGAQFSGTTSFNQAQFSGTTSFNQAQFSETTSFNQAQFSGPALFNQAQFSGPASFDGAQFSDYASFNWAQFSRAAWFNRAQFSDHASFSGAQFSGTAWFAWARFSSNAGFSEARFSSEASFDGAQFSDTASFNRAQFPDNASFDGAQFSDTASFNRAQFSDVSFDHAQFSGYAGFDHAQFSGPALFDDAQFSRYAGFGGAQFSGDAGFGGAQFSGDAGFGGAQFGGASLFGPVVCAGRVVLARAVFGVSVTLEIAARHVDCERTRWDSTATIRLRYATVDLSHAVLSAPVAVAAHPAPFTTSGNTRVDESLLAGPAEVRVASVLSVDAAHLVLTDTDLSDCPFSGAFHLDQLRLEGRTTLARPPTGWHHRGIWPVRWTRRRTLAEEHHWRAQTTGQSALPAGATPRPRQWRPGPYHPNPALTPDPEDVAAIYRQLRKAFEDSKNEPGAADFYYGECEMRRHDRTGTPKGERRLLWAYWLLSGYGLRAFRATGWLLATMTATVLLLMGFGLPNHDPDPATTGTLHGQRISLATSTPDPALHGGWGQRMTWARADRATRVAVNSVVFRSSGQNLTTRGTYIEMASRLLEPTLLALAALAVRGRIKR from the coding sequence ATGAGCACGCCACCGCCCCCTGTACCTCCCTGGCCTTATTGCGCACACGGTGCGGACCCTGCCACCGACCCCGTCGGGTGCCGCGGCATCCACGTCCCGGGCCACAACGTATGCCTCGCTCACCTGACCGACCCCGAACGCGCCGCCTACCTGGCGGGCCTGACCCCTGGCGCCGGCATCGACCACAGCGGCACCCCCTTCACCCAAAACCTGTTGGCCCAACTCCTCGGCGCGCTCCTCGACCCCGTCACGGGCGAATGCCACCTCGGCCCCACCTCGTTCAGCGGGGCGCAATTCTCCGGCACCACCTCGTTCAACCAGGCGCAATTCTCCGGGACCACCTCGTTCAACCAGGCGCAATTCTCCGAGACCACCTCTTTCAACCAAGCGCAATTCTCTGGCCCCGCCCTTTTCAACCAAGCGCAATTCTCTGGCCCCGCCTCGTTCGACGGGGCGCAATTCTCCGACTACGCCTCGTTCAACTGGGCGCAGTTCTCCCGCGCCGCTTGGTTCAACCGGGCGCAATTCTCCGACCACGCCTCGTTCAGCGGGGCGCAGTTCTCCGGAACCGCTTGGTTCGCCTGGGCGCGGTTCTCCAGCAACGCCGGGTTCAGCGAGGCACGGTTCTCCAGTGAGGCCTCGTTCGACGGGGCGCAATTCTCCGACACCGCCTCGTTCAACAGGGCGCAGTTCCCCGACAACGCCTCGTTCGACGGGGCGCAATTCTCCGACACCGCCTCGTTCAACAGGGCGCAGTTCTCCGACGTCTCGTTCGACCATGCACAGTTCTCCGGCTATGCCGGGTTCGACCATGCGCAGTTCTCCGGCCCCGCCTTGTTCGACGATGCGCAGTTCTCCCGCTATGCCGGGTTCGGCGGGGCGCAGTTCTCCGGCGACGCCGGGTTCGGCGGGGCGCAATTCTCCGGCGACGCCGGGTTCGGCGGGGCGCAGTTCGGTGGTGCGTCACTGTTCGGGCCGGTGGTGTGCGCGGGGAGGGTTGTTCTGGCTCGGGCGGTGTTCGGGGTGTCGGTGACGCTGGAGATAGCGGCGCGGCATGTGGACTGTGAGCGAACCCGGTGGGACTCGACAGCGACCATCCGCCTGCGATACGCAACAGTGGACCTCAGTCACGCAGTCCTGTCCGCCCCCGTAGCGGTCGCCGCCCACCCCGCCCCCTTCACCACCAGCGGCAACACGCGGGTGGACGAGAGCCTGCTGGCAGGACCGGCAGAGGTCCGGGTGGCCTCGGTCCTGAGCGTGGACGCCGCCCACCTGGTCCTGACCGACACCGACCTGTCCGACTGTCCGTTCTCCGGAGCCTTCCACCTCGACCAGCTCCGCCTCGAAGGACGCACCACTCTCGCCCGCCCCCCCACCGGCTGGCACCACCGCGGCATATGGCCGGTCCGCTGGACGCGCCGGCGCACCCTTGCCGAGGAACACCACTGGCGTGCCCAGACCACCGGCCAATCCGCCCTCCCCGCAGGCGCTACACCGCGGCCCCGGCAGTGGCGTCCGGGCCCGTATCACCCCAACCCCGCCCTTACCCCCGACCCCGAGGATGTCGCCGCGATCTACCGGCAGCTGCGCAAAGCCTTCGAGGACAGCAAGAATGAACCCGGCGCAGCCGACTTCTACTACGGCGAGTGCGAGATGCGCCGCCACGACCGCACCGGCACTCCGAAGGGCGAACGCCGCCTGCTGTGGGCGTACTGGCTACTCTCCGGCTACGGCCTGCGCGCCTTCCGCGCCACCGGCTGGCTGCTCGCCACCATGACCGCAACCGTGCTGCTACTGATGGGCTTTGGCCTGCCCAACCACGACCCCGACCCCGCCACGACCGGCACCCTTCACGGTCAAAGGATCAGCCTCGCCACCAGCACCCCCGATCCCGCCCTTCACGGCGGATGGGGTCAGCGCATGACCTGGGCGCGCGCGGATAGGGCCACCCGTGTCGCTGTGAACTCGGTGGTCTTCCGCTCATCCGGACAGAACCTCACCACCCGCGGTACCTACATCGAGATGGCCTCCCGCCTCCTCGAACC
- a CDS encoding TIGR02391 family protein → MIVQTFAPEGMPRPTAGHGHVLLEAIWRYFGTYHRWPTFDDIDRELFEGGLQFEVVVQQLCPALLRGLGPDISQLPQGMQELSLTIAGAANCTGAGPAIAVFLGMVRTAASLEPSWRPADRKEQPWMVPGDLANLPGVDPKLLTKEVQFAAAALGQTEPCFRGGSSNPQQLDWSLNFDRTIRPFAGVDRLKDYWRIREQMLGPTRTESDNRPFAKGPTMNEYTVVLPAPVAMPLAPVPPAAGSPETMSVTCNLHPLIAKVAAERFNSGLYVDAVARAFQAVEYRVQTLAGVNEIGERLMGIAFGAKPGPPKLTVTRSTGGSLESEQNGMQFLFKGATGALRNPRMHGPDEKDARDEAEEMLVFASFLMRRLDIEDDKRKAAASGP, encoded by the coding sequence GTGATCGTTCAGACCTTCGCGCCGGAGGGAATGCCACGCCCCACGGCAGGACACGGCCACGTCCTCCTCGAAGCGATCTGGAGATACTTCGGGACCTACCATCGCTGGCCGACTTTCGACGACATCGATCGGGAGCTCTTCGAGGGGGGCTTGCAGTTCGAAGTGGTCGTACAGCAGCTGTGCCCTGCGTTGCTGCGTGGACTTGGCCCAGATATCTCGCAGTTGCCGCAGGGCATGCAGGAACTGTCCCTAACCATCGCTGGCGCTGCGAACTGCACTGGCGCCGGACCGGCCATCGCTGTATTCCTCGGCATGGTGCGGACAGCGGCCAGCCTGGAGCCTTCCTGGCGGCCCGCGGACCGCAAAGAGCAGCCATGGATGGTGCCCGGGGACCTGGCAAACCTCCCGGGGGTCGACCCGAAGCTCCTGACCAAGGAGGTCCAGTTCGCCGCCGCCGCGCTTGGGCAGACTGAGCCCTGTTTCCGCGGTGGAAGCAGCAACCCGCAGCAGCTGGACTGGTCGCTGAACTTCGACCGGACCATTCGGCCGTTCGCTGGCGTGGACCGGCTGAAGGACTACTGGCGCATCCGCGAGCAGATGCTGGGGCCGACGCGCACCGAGTCCGACAACCGGCCCTTCGCCAAGGGACCCACGATGAACGAATACACAGTGGTGCTTCCCGCGCCGGTGGCGATGCCACTCGCCCCTGTCCCCCCCGCCGCGGGATCGCCGGAGACCATGTCTGTCACCTGCAACCTGCATCCGTTGATCGCGAAGGTCGCTGCCGAGAGGTTCAACAGCGGCCTCTACGTCGACGCGGTGGCTCGCGCCTTCCAGGCGGTGGAGTACCGCGTGCAGACGCTGGCCGGCGTCAACGAGATCGGTGAGAGGCTCATGGGCATTGCCTTCGGCGCCAAGCCGGGTCCCCCGAAACTCACGGTGACCCGCTCCACGGGCGGCTCGCTGGAGAGCGAGCAGAACGGCATGCAGTTCCTCTTCAAGGGTGCGACGGGCGCGCTGCGTAATCCTCGGATGCACGGGCCGGACGAGAAGGATGCCCGCGACGAGGCCGAGGAGATGCTGGTGTTCGCCAGCTTCCTCATGCGGCGTCTCGACATCGAGGACGACAAACGCAAGGCCGCCGCTTCGGGGCCGTGA